Sequence from the Miscanthus floridulus cultivar M001 chromosome 16, ASM1932011v1, whole genome shotgun sequence genome:
ggattcatggcaacccagtcactaggcagtgcaggtcagaaggctggagagcacgagtggaggccttccttgagtgtgagcttggcgagcaaggggctcgcacttctggagttctcaTCTTCTGGCTCCgacaagagttcgcacagtgccccgaggaggcagatgaggagacagttgggtaatgacgattcttaagttgaaaaatccgactaatatatactgatttgatgcgaaaaaaactaggaggggagcgaggataccttgctctcgaagatctacggatcaaatcaaacttttcaaggtccaatataccgattcgtgaggtagggcgaagtggggagagaaaaaatccgagagggaggagaaagaagaggaagaaagctCGGACAGGAGGGTTGGAGCCGGGGTTAAAACACAAGCTCGGCGTCAGTCATCCTGGTGCCAagctccctgccatgtcacctcCACGTGGGTCTCGAGCCTAAGAGCTCGGCACTAgggccgagacgtgttagctcgacaCCAGCCTCGATGACGCCGAATTAAGGGTCCAAATTATAAAATCTTTCCTCCATGAAAGTACTTGTGAAAAACTAtaaaaaagactaaaaaataaaaaattcagacCTAAGGTTAAGAAGGTATGCTAGGCTTGTAGAAGTCAGCTTAGGCGTACTTCATTTCAACTGTACTTTTTTTTGAAAGGGTTTCAGCCGAACTTTGTTACAGTATCAGTATCTTGTGTAACAAAGATACCCAAGATATTTCTTTCTGGTGTGTgtgttaggccttgtttagatgccatttaaattccaagttttttcactctctttttatcacatcaatttttagccgcttgcatggagtattaaatgtacgtaaaaaaaataactaattacacagtttagttggaaaatcacgagatgaatcttttgagcctagttggtccatgattagacaatatttgccgaataaaacgaaagtggtactatttatcgggttaaaaaatttttttttgcaaagtgaaGGAGGCCTTAGACACATTCTGCTGCTCGTAGTCGCATCGACGAAATAGATCACAGTTATTTCTTTCTAAAATAAAACACACAGGAGAGCCGTGTACTACGTTACCACTTGGAAACATTATtagaaacaaaaaacaaaagtGGCAAAGGTTACACGGCACCGAGAGAGAGCATTTTGGGGCTCGAAGACGAGAGAGCCTTTCCTCTGCACCAAGCCTTGGCGATAGCAATAGTGGCACGGAATACGTCCAGCGGATAGCCCAACGTCCACGCACACCGTTTTGGTGCACCTACCAGCCGTTCTCGCGCTCCGTCCAACCCCGTCCGTCCCATGGCCAGGcccgaagacgacgacgacgagggcgaCGGAGGAAAAGGCGAGCGAGCACGAAAAGCAGGAGGGCAACTCTCGTCTCGTCCCCAAAGCGCAGCGGCAGGCAGGGGGCGTCGGCCCTCGGCAGATCCATCCAAACCTTCTCGCGAAACCCTCCAAAAGAAATAAACAAACAAAAGCCAGGCGAAGAGAGGGAGAAAGCAAGGAGGAGttattagagagagagagagagaaaaatatttgGCAGCGGCTTGGGTAGAGAAGAGAGAGAAGTGGGGGGTTGGGCGCGTGTGGGCCCCGCACCCCCCCGCGGGTTTTACTTTTTGAGCCGCCCGGTTTTGTCGTCTCCTCCGTCCGTCCGCCCCCGCCCCCCGCTATTACCCCCCTCCCCTCTCCTTCCTGTTCCCCTCCATCTCCCCCTCGCCCCCTGTGCCCGCGTCCCTCACACACACGGACACACACACCACGCCTCGGCTCCCTCCTCGTACTGCCGCCGCCCGCCCGCTGCTCGTTCCCCTGCTTGGCTCGTCGAGCCCAGAGGTCGGTGCCGGCGGGGATTTGTATTGGAGGAGCCGAGGAGGGTGCTTGGCCGCGAGGAGATCGGGGACGCGGGAGGGTGGCCGCGCTCGAGCCGGGCTCGGTTCAGCGGGATCACTTGGCGTGTCCGGTCCTCCGGGGGCCATGCCGTGAGCAAAAGCCAGGCTTTGTTGCCCCGGGGGAGAGATCTTGCACTTGCAGCAGTGAAGCCGGCGGTGCGGTCCCAAGCCGAGCGGCGCCCGcccaccgccatggccggcagcgaCGAGGTCAACCGCAACGAGTGCAAGGTGCGACGCGGCTCCCGTTGCTTCCTTCCTTGGCCTTCCTTGTACTAGTACTAGTTTCGTCGCGCGGGCATGCGGCCCGGCGTCCTTGCGTCCGGCTCCCGGCCCTCGGTTGCGCGTTTCGGGGGGCGGGTGCGCCAGGGCCGCGGCTCCCGATTTGTGCCGCCCGCCGCGCTTTATGATTCGGTGGGACGGTGGTGGATTGGGGCCAGCGCTGGCCGGTGATTTCCCGGCCAATCGCTGCCTTTCTTTCCcctttgggctcaaccccaattTTATCCTCTTCGCCCTTGCCCCCGTTGTTTTTGGAGTTTGGGAGGGAGTGGCGAGGGATGCCACGGAAATGGCTACCCAACAAGAGGGAAGCGACCAAATCATGCCAAAGCTTCCATCTTTTCGGGCAAGCCGAGGCCAAAGATCGCCGCTCGCATTGCCCTTCTCACCCATGCGAGGAAACTGCAAAGGAATACTAGCCGAATAGCCGAATAGGAGGGGGGCGCTGCAACTGCCATGTGTTTGTGTTTGTGATGAGGAGCCTGAAACTGTTGCTGCTGTTGATGTTGGTTTCTTGTTGTGCAGGGGGCGGTGCCGATCCACACATGGGTGCTCATCTCCAACTTCAAGCTGGCCTACAACATGCTCCGGCGGGCCGACGGCACCTTCGACCGCGACCTCGCCGAGTTCCTCGACCGCCGGGTGCCCCCCGACGCGCGGGCCCCGGAGGGGGTCTCCTCGTTCGACCACGTCATCGACACGTCCACCGGCCTGGAGGTCCGCATctaccgcgccgccgccgctaacAACGCGGGCGCGGCCGCGGTCACCCTGCCCATCCTGGACTTCCTCGCCGGCACGCCGTCGCCCGACCCGTTCCCAGTCATCCTCTTCTTCCACGGCGGCAGCTTCGCCCACTCGTCCTCCGGCACGGCCATCTACGACAACCTGTGCCGCCGGTTCGTGAAGCTGAGCAAGGGCGTCGTGGTGTCCGTCAACTACCGGCGCGCCCCCGAGCACCGGTACCCGTGCGCCTACGAAGACGGCTGGACCGCGCTCAAGTGGGCCATGTCGCAGCCCTTCCTCCGCAGCGGCGGGGACGCCCGCCCCCGCGTCTTCCTCTCGGGCGACAGCTCCGGCGGCAACATCGCCCACCACGTGGCCGTCCGCGCCGCCGACGCCGGCATCAGCATCTGCGGCAACATCCTGCTCAACGCCATGTTCGGCGGCACTGAGCGCACCGAGTCCGAGCGGCGGCTGGACGGCAAGTACTTCGTCACGCTCCAGGACAGGGACTGGTACTGGAAGGCGTACCTGCCCGAGGACGCCGACCGGGACCACCCGGCGTGCAACCCGTTCGGGCCGAACGGGCGGCGGCTCAGGGGGTTACCCTTCACCAAGAGCCTCATTATCGTGTCGGGCCTGGACCTCACCTGCGATCGGCAGCTGGCGTACGCCGAGGGCCTCCAGGAAGATGGCCACCATGTCAAGCTCGTGTACCGTGAGAAGGCCACCATTGGTTTCTACCTGCTGTCCAACACGGACCACTACCACGAGGTCATGGAGGAGATCGCCGACTTCCTCAGGGCTAACCTCTAGTACATACATCACAGCTGCCTGCTGATCATAAGACTCATCGAGGTCGTCTCGACACAAACTTCAACTTGTTATAGCAAGAAGATGGTAAGCCTGACTTATAGTTGTACCGATCTGCTCTCCTCCTTATActactgctggtgctggtgcttggGGGTCATCTGAATTCCGGCGATGACGGCAAGGCTTTGCTGCTGTCCATGGCAAGTGGTGCACTCAAAAGGACAGCCAACTCCATATTAAACTCTAGGACTTTTTGTTTCGTCGTCAGTCGGGTGAAGTCGTTCGTTCTGCTGATCACAAAGCTTGGAGATCCTTGATGATCTGCGTCCTGGTTGATGGAGAGAAGCCTATTATTTCGCCTTCAATCACCCTCCCTCCCCGGAGGGAATTCATCATCTAACATTCTGTGTACAGTGGTGGACTGATGGACCAACAAGGAGGTGGACGGCCTTTTTGTTGCTGTGTTTGATGTATTACTAGTAGTTTCTCATCTTTCTGGATTGGATGCTGCCTACTCCTGTATTATCTATCAACCTACCCATGTTTTGTGAAACATGTTTCCAATCGAGTACTACTAGACTAGTATAAAGTAGCAGAGGCATAAGAAATGTGCTACTACGTCTACTGCTTGCTGGTGTGGCCTTGGCCTGTCGTCTCCTTGCTTGTCCATCTCTGTATACAATGCTGAGCTACTGCTAATATGTTGTAATGCGTGTGTACTCCTACCTTGAATGCCTCTGGTTTTCTCCACGTGGGTGTCGGTGAATTGTGATGAAGATTGAAAGTCCAGGCCTGATTTCGGTGCTCTGGGGGGCTGATGACTGTGTCCTTGCACCCAAGCCATGTGTCATTCCTTTTGTATCCAACCTCCGACAGCCTAAAAACTCTGTAATCGCCTGTACTTAGTAAGGTGGTGGAAGGAAGGATTGCGATCCCAGcataggggagggaggggagaagTGTACTACCAGAAGATCACGTCCCATGTCAGTGACATTTCCATGCTCCTTCCTTTTGCCGTAGGTGCATGGATCGTGTCGTTTCGTCCGTTTTCAGTAGTAGTTGGGGGATGGATTTGGCTCCAGTTTGTCTCGTCTCAATGCTCGATTCTCCTCCTGATCTCccgggctgctgctgctatgattCCTGAATGTGACCTTGTTCTGAACTTCTGGTGTGCGCGTGGCATCCCCGGCACAGGGGCATGCTAGCTAATGGTATTTGTGTCACTCCTAAGTTACCCTAGATTTCCATCGATTGAAAAGCCGGCAGCAGGACGTCAGATTGGACGCAAACCACCGTATACGTAGAAGTATTAAGACGTGTCTGGAGCACGCACAGGTAACAGGACCATTACCCTTTTTAATTTGTACAGCCGGAGTGCCGGCACCACCTAACGTGCGTACTGTAGTAGTTTTATTATGCCCTCAGCTAATCATCATGGCCCTCCGCAATGCAAGCAAACAAATTTCACCACCCGCCGGGCGCCGGCCGGCTGTAAAGCAGGGAGAGGCCGGCCGGACCTCTGATCAAAAGGCCGAGACTTTCTCGTGCAACACCAGCACTTGCCAAAAGCCGCTCACGCTCACGGCCGGGAGAGCGCAGGCTGGCCGGCGCCGCGCGTGGAAAGGTCAGCAAAAAGACAAGCGGAGCCGAGCCGAGACCCGTCCAGTGCCAGTCGGCACGGGACGGCCGACCGGCCGGCTCGCATTTCTATCTCATCGCTAGCGGTAGCAGTATCCGCCGCCGCCGGTCTGTGCGCGTAAAGTCAAAAATATTCttcctgttcgcttgagcttagtGCATGTTTAGTtgtcaaaattttgcaaaatttttcaagatttttcatcacatcaaatctttggactcatatatgaagcattaaatataaataaaaaataaaactaattacacagtttagacgaaattcacgagacgaatcttttaagcctaattagactatgattggacactaactgctaaataacaacgaaagtgctatagtaccatttcccaaaaaaaaatcgccaactaaaccaggccttacaACTCCAGCATGTTCGTTGGCTGTGGTTTGTCGTAAACGagcgtaaatttccagccggaataatatttttctctcgtacaaaccagccaacaatacttcttcacgaaccagccaaccgaatagaCCGTACATttcataaataatattttttttctcacgaGCATAAGAATCAGCGTAAGCCAAAGTTGTGCGTCAGCGAACAGGATGCCGCTGGCCGCTGCCACATCAAACAAAGAGAAGAGGTCTTGGTGTTCAGGAGCTTGGTCACCGGTTGCTCCATTCTTAAGCGCCCGCCCCTCGTCTCTTTTCTCGGTTTCTTTTGCTGTCCGACTCCAGTCCAGTGCTGTCGCCACCAGCCTGCTGTCATTTCTATATCTCTCGGCCGTAATGTTGTCCTAATTTTTCTACGTACTAGGTTCGTGGTTACGGCTTATAGGGAAATTGTAAATTTGGAAGTCGCGTGCCGCGTCAAAATTGGCATAACTCTGAACTTGTGTTTGGTTTTGGGTAGAGTGGGATGGAATAGGGACATCCTTGTTTGGGACAAGCAGACTACTAGCCATTGTGAAGGAGGTCCTGATTGACAAGCTGTTAAATCAGCATCACGATCGCAAACGGTCAGCGATGAGCTCCACACGTCAGGTATTTGCATGATTTTAATTTGCAATATGAATCACGGTTAATGGTAACACAACCAAAATTGAAGTACTACTTCCGAAAATTAGCATATGCATATATAACAAAATGAAGTAGTAGTGGAATGAATaaaataaaccacaaaaaaatgGTTAGAAGATTTACCTGCAGCGGCTTGACACAGTGACATCAATTCAATCAATCTATAAAAGTACCTCCATGTATCCTATTCGATCAAAGGATTATTGTTTTCTCAATCACGGGTGCACactagtggcacttagataagACCAAACTACTCAAGACCTCCCCTTATAGTGGTTTCTAGCGTGCCATCCTTTCACAGGAGGGGCTAGAGCATCTCGAAAGAGTATCCTATTTTTTCTTTCTAAAAACATGGTGTTTTTTTACTCCTAAAAAAATATTATGAGAAATAAAGAAGGCTATCTCCTAGGCTTTCTAATATTCCACTTCCAAAAAATCTAAATTTGGCCGGTCTCAGGATTTATGATGTTTTACATAAGAAACCCTAAATTTATTTCTATATCCATTTAAGCCCTCCCACTAGATCTTTCTCTCACGATTTTCTCACCTGGAATCATGTCATTCTCTCCTTTTCTTTTCacactcccttcttcttctcaggcTCGTGACAAGCACGCGCGGACGCAGGAGCCACCGCCTTGGCCACAGGCTTGACGAGCAGGACGGAAACGGCGTGCACGAAGGCCTGCCACTTGCACCCGTCATGCTATTGCTCGTCAGTCGGTCGCCAGGCACAGGCCGCCAGAGCCCCGTAGCCGGTCGCCAGGCACAGGCCGCCGCCCGCCATTGTCAAGCTGCCTCGCCCAGCAATGATCGGCTTCTCTACACGAGGGCAGCAGATGGCGCGAAGAGGAGACCGCGCGAGAAAATGACTGCGCGACGCACGGGCGATGGGGAAGGGCGGATACGTGCGATGCCCACCCGCGTATCTTTACGCGCCTGGGGCCTATTTTTTTCAAGTGTGAAGTGTTAAAAGATTAGGAGGTCAGTTTAGGAGTTATTGGAGAAGAATTTTTTTCATTCTTTTCAAAAAACCAAGGATTGAGAAGGATTATTacgtactcttggagatgctcttatataaTATATAGGTCATAGAATTCTCTACCTCCGTATCGATTAATAATATGATACTAAATGATGTTGCACCTTACACTTTTACTCACTAGAAAGCACAAGTAAGAGTATGTTTGGAACTTAGGAATTTCACAGAAATCATGCAGGAATTTTACATAAACCAGTTTAATTTCAAAGAAAAAATACAGAAATAGAAAAAATTTTCGCCAAACATACCCTAAAAGAACCTTTCAGCATTATTTAAATTTCTGCATTTTACACAAACCTAATGGTCCGTCCGGCCCATGCGCATCATATAATTCACGGATTGACTAATGCACTGTTAAATCACCGGTCCGATCGCAAACAATCGGTAATGAGCATAGGAGTACGTCGTCCTGATGCAAAATCGTGCTTTTTCGAGGGGGCACGGCACGGCAGGAGGATGGGCTCTCCGGGCAGTACGGCCCCAAATAGTGCGGGAACAGTGCGCAACGTGTCACATTGGCGCGGCGTAATTATATGCGCGCCCCAAGGAAGGTACCGGACCGGAGCGGCTAGACGCCTAGTACTGTAGACCACTAGACCTTTCAACCTTTCCGCGAGCCGacgggacgacgacgacgatccacGGCCCGGGCGAGAAAAAATCCCAAGGCCGTCCGTCCAGCCGAGAGTTCCCAGATttttttttcaagattctccagtCATATCAAATCTTTGATGCATGTataaaacattaaatataaataaaaaataaaactaattatataatttaaacgaaatttacgagacgaatcttttaagtttaattagattatgattagacactaattattaaataacaacaaaagtgctacgATACTATTTTACCAAAAATTAGGAGGCGCCCGGACTGGCATGGCACTGGCATCACACGTGTTAAACGATGTGTCCGGAGCCCGGCCGGCGGACCTAACGCCCAAGCTCATTTAATCCGGTGCGCGTACGTACGCTGCCGAAAGGCACCTTTGCCTTGATTGAATTTGAAAGGGTGACGGCGACGGCAAGGCCTCCCCGGGACTCGACGACAGGCCGAGAAGCGGACAGGCAGGCGTACGGAGCCGGTAAGCGGTGAGCCAAACGTTTcgtctactactaccaccaccacctctaAAATAGCAACGGGGATGTACCGGCCAGTATTGTCAAAACGTCCTCTTCCTCCGCTAGATAAAATACATCTCGTCCCTGTCGCGGGTATAGGTTTTTGTCCATCCCCATCCCTGATCGGATAATAGATATCCGATGGGTACAGCATACCCGATAATCGGAGACGCTTAGGCTCGCAGCTTTCTTCTTCATGGTCAAGCTTTCCTTGGTTGCCTCGAGCCGTGCTGGGTGAAGGGCAGAGGCTGGAGAGACTAGAACAGAGTGAGGGGCAAGCACGACGTCGGTCTCCTCGAGCCGCGCTGCCCGAGCGGGGCTAGGCGAATGACAGAGACTGGATCTGAGCGAGAGAGGGTGAAGTGCAGAGACTGTGGGAGCGAGGGGCACGTCGTCGGCCTCCTCGAGTCGGGACATGAGTGAGCTGCCGGTCCCAGGATTTTAAGGGTTATTTGGCAATTTCGTCGTAACGGTCTCTCTTAATTacgtataaaatcttataatatataggcgctaattttacttgtaaaacgaaagcaaattcaataacatatttttaatttaacatgtctgataattatcaaggaacaatatagattaagcaatatatttatagatgtatgataattatcgaggaacaatgtaaattaaaaaacaatatattcgttttcttttctcactcatgacaaatatttcttaggtaacattctaaaattctaacacctaaattagaagaaaaatatgactatatggatataaagtactagaagtctagaatactatataaataattaatttggattaaaaataaaaaggaaaaaaatacttTGGGCCTAAACAATTGATCGGTAATCACAATTCATAAGAAGctaagaatcaagatgtcgtcgtcgtggaacCCTGCCTGGTCGTCGTTCTCGTGCGtcgtgtccgtgtctccggtagtctagctcttcgcggcggcgcggctcgtcAACTCCGCGTGTGTAAGACGCACGTTGCGAACTCACAATCAGAATATactgtgtgcagcgtgactcctcgcctcctctctacccaAGGGCCGTGAGAAAAGAAAACTAGGAAAGAAATAtcgatgttgtctttttggaccgtctggccagttctatgtctcttttctcattagtttgctaatgcctaatggaCTATAAGACCTGAGGGTTTGTATAGCTGAGTTTGGGCTCCTCCTCCGTTTAGgtcctcggccgtcgcacctcatGCCCTACCCCTAGGGCCGGCAATGTGAGCAAGCCCGGGCGAAGGACAGAGATGCGGCGTCGGCCTCCTTGAGTCAGAACTGAGGGAGCGAGCGGAACTCATGGGCACACGGCAACGCGAGAAGGTTTGCTGGCGTCTGAGACGGCGAGGAGAAATTGAGGTAGGGTTCCAGGGACCATATATATACTCCCGGGAATAGTTACTCCcataatcaataaatcacgtTGTGTATACATACATACTTATTTATCAGTTTAAGTAcgttgacatactaatattaatATACTCCAGTTCTTTACTatgtgaaaaaaattcaaaagaacacatattttttaatatattatataatactatgatagtaacatataaaataagtacacccatatactctaagtatacataCATACTTGTCATACCCTACATGGTCTAGTATGATGATATACTCCATCTACATTTACTTCGTCGGGCCATATacaccctatatatatatatatatatatatatatatatatatatatatatatatatatatatatatatatatatatatatatatatagctgactacaaaataatttattctgtagcctctttgagttacgataattactatgttaatttacgagattatagtaactccttactaagtggtttactataatgttatgataaatatccccatatgttatagtaacccaactatcgtaaatatatattgacattatcgtaaattagtatataaaattatcgtaaatggaggtggctatggaataacttattttatagctggctactgaatatactctccttatatatatatatatatatatatatatatatatatatatatatatatatatatatatatatatatatatatatatatatatataacatcgGACCAAAGACTATAACACCATCAGTGTTATattgtacagacttttgctaaaacactgcatggtcatcatgtttatgtgtaaatgtgtgtaatatagggtgcaAAGCAATGAacgtaacttgaaacgttcatcggaaatGGGAAACggatgttatatttcatgtcgcattGTATCGCTTAGGGTTTAAAtaaatttttattaaacaaaaacactatagaatgcatatacgacactttaataaagtttgtagtataagCTTCGTA
This genomic interval carries:
- the LOC136510133 gene encoding gibberellin receptor GID1-like, whose protein sequence is MAGSDEVNRNECKGAVPIHTWVLISNFKLAYNMLRRADGTFDRDLAEFLDRRVPPDARAPEGVSSFDHVIDTSTGLEVRIYRAAAANNAGAAAVTLPILDFLAGTPSPDPFPVILFFHGGSFAHSSSGTAIYDNLCRRFVKLSKGVVVSVNYRRAPEHRYPCAYEDGWTALKWAMSQPFLRSGGDARPRVFLSGDSSGGNIAHHVAVRAADAGISICGNILLNAMFGGTERTESERRLDGKYFVTLQDRDWYWKAYLPEDADRDHPACNPFGPNGRRLRGLPFTKSLIIVSGLDLTCDRQLAYAEGLQEDGHHVKLVYREKATIGFYLLSNTDHYHEVMEEIADFLRANL